The Moorena producens PAL-8-15-08-1 genomic interval CTCTGAACCAAGACGAAAAGAGTCGGTTTCATCGGGTCATTGGTGATGAAGTTTGGAATTTATACAAAGGCACGGGTATTTACCTCTACCTCTGGGATGGTACCGATTCACCACCACAACGTATTACATTATCATCTGAAGAAAACCAGTTCTGCTACGTTGTGCCTTCCGGTGTGTGGCAGGCAGCAGTACCCATTCAAGGTAGCGTTTTGGTGGGTTGTTCCGTTGCACCAGGCTTTGAATTTTCATGTTTTGAGCTTCTCGATAGTGGCTCAAAAGAAGCGCAACTTCTCTTCTCTATTGCACCAGACTTGCGCCAGCTAGCCCTTCCTTGATAGGCTATTACTACAAAACAATAAATTTTTTTCCCATCCCAATAGAAGATTATGAATAAACACCACCTAATTCAAAAGTTAGGCTTGCAAATGCATCCTGAGGGTGGCTATTATTCGTAAAATTATCGTTCTCAAACAATTATTGTATTGATACCGATAGAGAAGGTAAACAACGAGCTGTAATGACCTCTATATATTATATATTATCTCCTGACAGATGATCGTCCTATTGATCATTTTCACATCAATCAGTCAGACATTATGCACTACTTCCATGCAGGTTCTCCCGTTCTCTATCTAGTTATTCATCCCAACGGAACCTTGCAAAAGTTCAAACTCGCCATGGATCTGGCAAAAGGAGAAACACCCCAGATTCTTCCAGTGGTTACTGGAAAGCTGCGGTCTTAGAAGAAGGAGAGTTTGGACTCCTGGGGGAAGCCGTTGCACCTGGCTTTGAATTCCGCGACATGGAGATTGCTCAACCTGAAACATTCCGTCAGCAATTTCCTAACCTCTGGGATCAGCTCGCCCCATATGTGAAACAGTAATTGATAACTTCCAATCTTCATCCTAAGACCTTAAATTATTTAACCTATAGAATTGCTTACATGGGAATAAAAAAAAGCAACAGGGTCTGAAAAACCCATCAAACAATCTCTGAATTGGAAATTTCAAAAATGAATATCGAAAACCTATTAGCACAACTTCTTGTCTTTAAAGGTCTGACCGAGCCACAGCGTCAAAGGATATTAGAAATTAGTGAAATTAAGCAATATCAATATGGTGAGCATATTTTTGACGAAGGAACAGACAGTCACGATCTCTATGTTGTCCTAGAAGGCCAAGTTGATATTTTGATCGACCCAGCTTTGCAGGGAAATGTGGAAGAAGGAACAATTGGAATGAAAAAAATTGCGGAAAAAATTCAGGGAACATCCTTGGGAGAAATCTCTTTAATTGATAAATATCCTTCTCCTAATTCAGCAATATGTGCTTCAAAGGACACCAAATTATTAAGATTTTCAAAAGACGCATTGGCCAGACTCTATCAAGATGATCCTGATATTGGTTATAAAATCACCCAAAATATTGCAACTATTCTCTCTGCTAAAGTTCGGAAACGTAATTCATTAGTGGCTCAACAAGCTCTTAGCAATTACTACCTTTATTTTTTCTGTGAAGAACTTTCTGCCGAAGCCTATCAATGTGATAGTATTATTCCCTTAACTAAAAAACTCGTCATCAGAGATCAACATCAATTTATGTTGTCGGGTTCAGGCTCAATTTCAGGTGTTGTTCCCAAAAAAGAAGACATTGATATTGCATTTTTTTCAACTCCTAGTATACTTCACAAAGTTTTAGAACCGGGAACTCCTTCTGGTGTAATGGTTTTAAATACCCTCTTTGATCAGATTGGGAATAATCATCTAAACGAAGACCTCCCTAAAGATCTATTTGAGGTGATATGTACCCCTAGTAATTCAGGAAAATCCGGTTGCCTGGTTGTCCATAAGCAGTACGATTCACATCAGCAAACCTTTTTTATTAACTGGGAAGTCAAAGGCATACATTATGATCAAGCCTCTTCAACAATAACAGCTAATATTTTTATCTACATGGGTCAGAATGAACAGTCTGTTGGCAAACAGGTTGAAGAGTTGATTTCAAGCATTAATATGCCAATTCAGCATTATGTTTATGATAATTTACCCGAAAAATTAAGTCTTCAGTGTAGCAACCCCTATCATCTCTTTGTGCTTCACCATCGGACTCATGAAGTTGTCATGACTTTACAAACCCTGGATGCCTTAGGATTTCACATTGATGCATTCATTGGGATTCCCTATGGTGAAAGTAATTGGCCGATTATGAGGATGTTAGATCATGTTTCTGGTCAAACCTATCGATGTTTACGTATGATTCAACACCCGATCAAGCCAACGCAATACAAGTTTGACTTTAAGCAGTCCTCTTTTCTCCCAAATACTGATGAAAAGTTATTTGTTAACCTG includes:
- a CDS encoding cupin domain-containing protein; translated protein: MNQSDIMHYFHAGSPVLYLVIHPNGTLQKFKLAMDLAKGETPQILPVVTGKLRS
- a CDS encoding cupin domain-containing protein — its product is MTKPLNLIEHPEGGRYQEVFRSNISVTASDSSVKSALTHIYFSLNQDEKSRFHRVIGDEVWNLYKGTGIYLYLWDGTDSPPQRITLSSEENQFCYVVPSGVWQAAVPIQGSVLVGCSVAPGFEFSCFELLDSGSKEAQLLFSIAPDLRQLALP